The window CCTATCCTTAGACACTGGATACACCCACTGCACTTCGCCGGTGCAGCGTTACGCAGATTTGCTAGTGCAGCGCATCCTCCATGCTGTATTTGAACATGGGCGTGATCGCCGCACGACTCGTGTCAAAGAAAGCGTTAATTTGCGTCACAGTAGCGCTAAAGGCCAAATTAACTGGAACGTCTTGCCCCCAGAAGTGCAGCACGAACTCGAAGAACAGCTCTCTACCATCGTGGGGCATCTCGGTGATCGAGAGAAAGTCTCCCAGGAAGCTGAGGAGGATCTGGCAGGGTTAAAGAAAGCCGGTGCAATGAAAGAGCGCACCGGCGAAACGTTTCCAGGATTGATCACCGGCGTCCAGTCTTACGGGTTCTTTGTGGAAATTGAAGAATTGCTGGTGGAAGGATTGGTTCATGTCTCTTCTTTGAAAGATGACTGGTATGAATACCGCTCTCGCCAACAAACCCTAGTGGGGCGCAAGAACCGCAAGCAATACCGGCTCGGCGATCGCGTGGAAGTTCAAGTCAAGAGTGTGGATTACTACCGGCAACAAATAGACTTGGTTGCGGTTGGTGGCGGCAGTGAAGCTACAAATGGAGATGACGAGGAGCCTGAGCGTTCCACTTACAACCCTTATTTGGAGGTTGATCGTTAATGAAGAATCAGAGCCGGGATAAGGGGATAAAGAATTCTTTATACTCTATCCCGGCAGTCTATTCTTTATTCGCAATGAACTGATGACACAGGATAACAAAACACGCCCTCTGATTTTGGGTGTTTCAGGCGCATCTGGGCTAATTTATGCAGTGCGAGCGATTAAGTTTTTATTAGAGGCAGACTGGGCAATTGAGCTGGTGGCTTCTAAGTCTACTTATATGGTTTGGCAGGCAGAGCAAAATATTCGGATGCCTGCTGAGCCGGTGCAACAGGAGCTATTTTGGCGTGAGCAAGCTGGGGATGTGACGGGTGGCAAGCTGAGATGTCATGCTTGGCAAGATGTGGGCGCGAATATTGCCAGCGGCTCGTTTCGGACTTTGGGGATGATCGTGATGCCGTGCAGTATGAGTACGGTGGCAAAGTTGGCTGCCGGTTTGAGTTCGGATCTTTTGGAGCGGGCGGCTGATGTGCAGATCAAGGAAGGACGTAAACTGGTGATAGTGCCCCGCGAGACGCCTTTGAGTTTGATTCACTTGCGGAATTTGACGGCTTTGGCGGAAGCGGGGGTAAGAATTGTGCCGGCGATTCCTGCTTGGTATCACAACCCGCAAACGATTGAGGATTTGGTTGATTTTGTGGTGGCTCGCGCTCTCGATCAGCTTGATATTGATTGCATTCCAATAAGCCGGTGGGAGGGACATTAGAAGCGTGAATTGAGCTGAGATTTCTGTGTCTGCCGGTGCAAGAGTCAAGGGTGAAGAATGATTGTTTTTAAGATTTTTTAACCACAGATGCACACAGATAAACACAGATGATAGCGCAGCGTACCGTTAGGCGTATACCGATGAATCTGAGTGTTTTGTGGATCATTTAGATAAGGGGTGAATTTTTGCCAATGGTTTAATATTTTTGACTAAAAACTCTTCGAGATACTCAACACTGTGGAGGATTAATTATGCGTGAATTTCGCGGTTTACTGCTACTGGTGGTATTCGGAGGAGTGGGAATTTTTGCTTGGCAAAACGCGTCGCCTGTTCTGCCGGTGGTCTTTTTGGGGACGCAATCATTCGCGCTACCGCTTTCTGTGCTGATGTTGAGTGCTGTGGCGGCAGGTGTGCTGACATCCTTTGCGATTGCTGCTTTATATCAGCTGTCAAATTATTTGTTTGAGCGAGAATTGCTAACTCGCCGGCAGATCCCTTTACCGCATATCCCGCGTGACTATATGCCTCAAACGCCACGCCGGCAACCAGAACCGGCTCCCCAGGCTAATACAGTTTTGCAGAATAACTGGGGCACACCAACGGCTTCTCCGAGTGCCGGCATTTCCGAGGGGGCGGTTGATCGCCGTGCTGGTATTGAAGATCGAGATGATTATGACGAGCCGGTTAATCGCCGTGCCGGTGTTGAGGAGCGAGATGATTATGACGAGCCGGCTGAGGATTATGACGAGTTTGATGAGGATTGGGAGGAGAATGAGCAACCCGCAGATCCTCGTGCCGGTGAGCGCGATTTGGGCAGAGATCCCACAACTTATGAAGTGCCGCAGGAACCGAAAACAGTTTCCCGCTATGGCTCAACTTATTCGATCGGCTATCGCGAGCCGGCTGAGTCTGAAGTGGGAAAAACGGAATCTGTTTATGATGCAGATTACCGGGTGATTAATGCAACGTCTTCTGGTGAGCCGGCACCCAGGCAAGATGATGGAAGCAAGAAACAAAATCAAGATGATGATTGGGATTGGGATGATGATAAACGCAAACCTTCAAAAGATTGGTAGTTGAGAAAGTTGAATTTGCAGCTATAGCGATTCTCACTCCCACATACAGAGAATCGCAAAATCTGCAACACCAACCCGTAACCCATCTGCGTTTATCTGCGGTTAAAAAATATTAAATCTGCTGCCTCGCGTAATTTACTCAACAATAAACAGCCGGCACTCAGTAAAGCCATCAAAAAATTGGCACCCCCTTCTCAAAAGAAGAGAGTGCCGGCACTTAAATTCAACACAACTAAGTTGCGATAAATTGCCCTAAATCTTAATAGGCATCCTGCAACTCAAAAAAGTCTGGAGAGACATAATCCTTACGCAGCGGCCAACCTACCCAATCTTCTGGCATCAAAATCCGTTTTAAATTCGGATGTCCTTCATAAATGATGCCATACATATCGTAAGCTTCCCGCTCTTGCCAGTCTACCGTCTTCCAAATCCAGTACAGGGAAGGCAGCCTCGGATCTTCCCGTGACACAAATACCTTCACCCGCACTTCTTCAGGGCGATCCGCATTATCACTTAGTTTAATTAAGTGATAGAAACTAACCAAATCTTCACCGGGACCGGCATCATAACCGCCTTGACATTGCAGGTAATTAAATCCGTAAGCGTAGAGGGCAGTTGCTAGGGGAATTAAAAACTCCCGCTCAACTTTGATAATCTCCACACCCGAATGATCTACCGGCAGCGACTCATGGGCAAACTCATTTTGTGTCAGCCACTGAGAAATTTTGCCGGCTTCAACGATTTGCGTTCCTTCTTCAGCCACGGCTTTCCTCCTTCTGAGCAGATTGAAGGGCTGGCGGCACCGGCATCCCCATCGCTTCTGTCAGTTCCTTCGGCGGTGCTTGGCGAGTGGGGGAGGCAAGATAGGTGCCGTTTAAAATCTCCGGCACCGGCTTCATATTGTGTGCCTTGCTGTAGAAACGGTGGCTTTGCTGTAACCGGCCCCGTTCCTGTAGCGAATCATTAGAAACCTTTTTACGCAACTTAATAATTGCATCCATGATCGCTTCCGGACGCGGCGGACATCCTGGGATATACACATCCACCGGCATCAGCTTATCGATTCCACGCACTGCGGTGGGAGAATCGGCACTGAACATCCCGCCGGTAATCGTACAGGCACCCATTGCAATCACGTATTTGGGTTCCGGCATTTGTTCGTATAAGCGAACCAAAGCCGGCGCATATTTCATGGTGATCGTGCCTGCTGTAATAATCAAATCGGCTTGGCGCGGACTAGCACGCGGCACCAGACCAAAACGGTCAAAGTCAAACCGGCTGCCGATCATGCCGGCAAACTCAATAAAGCAGCAAGCCGTCCCATACATCAGGGGCCACAAGCTAGACAGTCGTGCCCAGTTGTAGAGGTCATCAACCGACGTCAGAATCACATTTTCCGATAGCTCTTTTGTGATCTCTGGCCGGCCTACCGGGTTAATCAGTTGCCCCGATTCCCCTGAAGTGTTCGGCGATGTAAGATTAGTGTTCATGACCATTCTAAGGCTCCTTTGCGCCACGCATACACGAGTGCAATCACCAGAATTGCGATAAAGATCAGGGCTTCAATAAAAGCCAACAACCCCAGCCGGTGGAACGCGACAGCCCACGGATAGAGGAAAACAGTTTCAACATCAAAGATCACGAAGACCAACGCAAACATATAGTACCGGATGTTGAACTGAATCCAAGCGCCTCCAATGGGTTCCATGCCGGACTCATAAGTGGTACGCCGTTCTGGGCCAAGACCTTTGGGCCGCAGCACTGCCGACGCCGTCAGCGCCAATGCGGGTACAAGGCTGCTAATTAGCAGAAAGCCCAGGAAATATTCATAGCCTCTTAGGACAAACACGATTAATAATGACCGCTTCGCTGAAGGTACGTTTGTTTCTACTTCTTTACATTACAGTATATAGGGCTAAGGCTTGCAGTGGCAGGATGCGAATCCCCGCACCATGCCCAGCTAAATGCCTTGTGTCTGAGAAGCTTCATTTCTAACCTTTCCGATAGCAGTCGTCGTAAGGCTTGCCGGCTCAGCAATTCAGCCGAAAGCTTAATTTTTTAGCAGATTCGTTGACAATCTTTAACAAAATTATGCGACATTTTAATATTATTACTATCAACGATCGTTATGCTGCAAGCAGACGTGGCGGGGACTGGAGCCTCGGTCACGCTCTCAACCCCCCAACCCTCTATTCGTCCTGAGCCATGAGTCCCGAAGCCATTGATTCCCAAACGTTAGACAGATACGAATGCCGAGCCTGTGGCTACGTTTACGAACCAACCAAGGGAGACGATGGGCGTCAGGTTCCGCCCGGAACGCCGTTTACAGAGTTGCCAACTGATTGGCGCTGCCCGGTGTGTGGGGTGCGAACCTCGCAGTTTCACAATATTGGCGCTGCCGGCACTGCATCTGGATTTAAGGAAAATCTCGGTTACGGGCTAGGTGTTAATACACTCACTCCCGCCCAGAAAAGTTTGCTGATTTTTGGCGGACTGGCCCTTGGCTTGCTATTCTTTCTCAGCCTCTATGGCTTACAGTGAGACGGCTTCAAGATTCTACTCGAATGATGAAGTCTTGATCCACTGGAGAAAGCGTTGGATCGCATTCGCGTTTGAGCTGAAACTGAAAGACTGCCGGTTCTAAATGCAACAAAAAACGATTAACAGATATATAGATTGGACTGTGATAGACTCGCTCATCAAACCTTTGAAACCCCTTGTTTTATTACTAGCAGCCGTCCTGCTTTGTGTGGGATGTTCTCAAGTCCCCTCTCTCAGTTCCAGCCCCTGGCAAGTGATCAACCTGCCCAGTGAAGCGAATTTACAAGATATTGCCTTTACTTCTGACCCCAACCACGGTTGGATCGTTGGCAGCAATGCCACCTTACTAGAAACCACCGATGCCGGCCAAACTTGGCAAGAACAACGTTTGGATCTGGATGAGGAAAAAGCTTTATTGACATCGGTTAGCTTTTCTGGTAAGGAAGGATGGATTGTGGGACAGCCGTCCGTCTTGCTGCATACCGATGATGAGGGCAAGTCTTGGAATCGTATTCTCTTAAGCGAGAAGCTACCAGGTGCTCCTAACACGATTTTGGCACTTGGCCCGAAATCCGCTGAAATGACCACGAATGTGGGAGCAATTTACCGCACCTCAGATGCCGGCCAGAACTGGAAAGCGATGGTGCAAGAAGCAGTCGGCGTCGTGCGGAATATTCAGCGTTCCTCGAATGGGGAATATGTTGCCGTGTCGGCGAAGGGGAACTTCTACTCGACTTGGGAACCGGGTCAGAATGCTTGGATGCCGCACAATCGCAACAGTTCCCGACGCGTCCAGAATATGGGATTTTCCCAAGATGGCCGGTTGTGGATGTTAGCCAGAGGTGGTCAGGTACAATTTAGCAGTGCCCAAAACTGGGAAGAGTGGGAGGAACCGCTGCATCCAGAGGTGTCCACAAGCTGGGGATTGCTGGATTTAGCCTACAGAACACCTGATGAAGTTTGGGTAGCCGGCGGCAGTGGCAATTTGCTGTGCAGTTTTGATGGGGGTAAAACCTGGCAAAAAGACCGTGAGGTGGAAAATGTCCCCTCTAATTTTTACAAGATTGTCTTTTTGTCGCCCCAGCAAGGATTTATTATTGGTCAACAAGGTATTCTCTTGAAGTATCAAGCCAATGCCGCATCTGCCTGATGCTAATAAAAATCGCCAGTAGTCTTGCCGGTGGTTAAAATTACTTGCTTGTGAGTGTTGTGCAAGTTTCGTATCATAGAGATTGAGTTTTTAACAGTAGTCTGCAGGAGGAATCTGAATGTCTGGCTCAACAGGAGAACGTCCGTTTTCGGACATTATTACCAGTGTCCGCTATTGGGTGATTCACAGTATCACCATCCCCATGCTGTTTGTCGCCGGCTGGTTGTTTGTGAGTACAGGTTTGGCTTATGACGTATTCGGTACGCCTCGGCCTAATGAGTATTTCACCCAAACTCGCCAGGAATTGCCAATTGTGCAAGACCGCTTTGAGTCGAAGCAACAAATTGATCAATTTATCGGTAAGTAGTTCCTAACGGAGTTCTAAATTATGACGACCAATCGAGCAAATGAGCCAGTTTCTTATCCCATTTTTACGGTTCGCTGGCTGGCAGTGCATACCCTAGGAGTGCCGACGATCTTCTTTTTGGGCGCGATCGCCGCCATGCAATTTATTCAACGATAGGAGTAATTTCTCATGCCGACTCGCTCTCCCAACCCGAATAATCAGCCGGTAGAGTTAAACCGGACATCCCTATACTTGGGCCTGTTACTGATTTTTTGCCTGGGTATCTTGTTTTCCAGTTATTTCTTTAACTAACTGGCGATAAATCTCGATTTTTCGATTTAACGATCTAACGATCTTCAGCTGTGTTTTTAATGGAGAGGTAAAAGCTGTGTCTGAAAGTGGCAGAATTCCTTTGTGGGTTGTCGCAACGGTCGCCGGCCTGGGTGTGATTACGATTGTAGGTATTTTCTTCTACGGTGCCTACGCTGGATTAGGTTCCTCTTTGTAGTATTTCGTTTTTGTTTAGTGAA of the Microcoleus sp. FACHB-68 genome contains:
- the psbE gene encoding cytochrome b559 subunit alpha, which translates into the protein MSGSTGERPFSDIITSVRYWVIHSITIPMLFVAGWLFVSTGLAYDVFGTPRPNEYFTQTRQELPIVQDRFESKQQIDQFIGK
- a CDS encoding photosynthesis system II assembly factor Ycf48 yields the protein MQQKTINRYIDWTVIDSLIKPLKPLVLLLAAVLLCVGCSQVPSLSSSPWQVINLPSEANLQDIAFTSDPNHGWIVGSNATLLETTDAGQTWQEQRLDLDEEKALLTSVSFSGKEGWIVGQPSVLLHTDDEGKSWNRILLSEKLPGAPNTILALGPKSAEMTTNVGAIYRTSDAGQNWKAMVQEAVGVVRNIQRSSNGEYVAVSAKGNFYSTWEPGQNAWMPHNRNSSRRVQNMGFSQDGRLWMLARGGQVQFSSAQNWEEWEEPLHPEVSTSWGLLDLAYRTPDEVWVAGGSGNLLCSFDGGKTWQKDREVENVPSNFYKIVFLSPQQGFIIGQQGILLKYQANAASA
- a CDS encoding flavin prenyltransferase UbiX gives rise to the protein MTQDNKTRPLILGVSGASGLIYAVRAIKFLLEADWAIELVASKSTYMVWQAEQNIRMPAEPVQQELFWREQAGDVTGGKLRCHAWQDVGANIASGSFRTLGMIVMPCSMSTVAKLAAGLSSDLLERAADVQIKEGRKLVIVPRETPLSLIHLRNLTALAEAGVRIVPAIPAWYHNPQTIEDLVDFVVARALDQLDIDCIPISRWEGH
- a CDS encoding rubredoxin; this translates as MSPEAIDSQTLDRYECRACGYVYEPTKGDDGRQVPPGTPFTELPTDWRCPVCGVRTSQFHNIGAAGTASGFKENLGYGLGVNTLTPAQKSLLIFGGLALGLLFFLSLYGLQ
- the ndhC gene encoding photosynthetic/respiratory NAD(P)H-quinone oxidoreductase subunit C, coding for MFVLRGYEYFLGFLLISSLVPALALTASAVLRPKGLGPERRTTYESGMEPIGGAWIQFNIRYYMFALVFVIFDVETVFLYPWAVAFHRLGLLAFIEALIFIAILVIALVYAWRKGALEWS
- a CDS encoding NAD(P)H-quinone oxidoreductase subunit J yields the protein MAEEGTQIVEAGKISQWLTQNEFAHESLPVDHSGVEIIKVEREFLIPLATALYAYGFNYLQCQGGYDAGPGEDLVSFYHLIKLSDNADRPEEVRVKVFVSREDPRLPSLYWIWKTVDWQEREAYDMYGIIYEGHPNLKRILMPEDWVGWPLRKDYVSPDFFELQDAY
- a CDS encoding photosystem II reaction center protein J, with product MSESGRIPLWVVATVAGLGVITIVGIFFYGAYAGLGSSL
- a CDS encoding LapA family protein; amino-acid sequence: MREFRGLLLLVVFGGVGIFAWQNASPVLPVVFLGTQSFALPLSVLMLSAVAAGVLTSFAIAALYQLSNYLFERELLTRRQIPLPHIPRDYMPQTPRRQPEPAPQANTVLQNNWGTPTASPSAGISEGAVDRRAGIEDRDDYDEPVNRRAGVEERDDYDEPAEDYDEFDEDWEENEQPADPRAGERDLGRDPTTYEVPQEPKTVSRYGSTYSIGYREPAESEVGKTESVYDADYRVINATSSGEPAPRQDDGSKKQNQDDDWDWDDDKRKPSKDW
- the nuoB gene encoding NADH-quinone oxidoreductase subunit NuoB; translated protein: MVMNTNLTSPNTSGESGQLINPVGRPEITKELSENVILTSVDDLYNWARLSSLWPLMYGTACCFIEFAGMIGSRFDFDRFGLVPRASPRQADLIITAGTITMKYAPALVRLYEQMPEPKYVIAMGACTITGGMFSADSPTAVRGIDKLMPVDVYIPGCPPRPEAIMDAIIKLRKKVSNDSLQERGRLQQSHRFYSKAHNMKPVPEILNGTYLASPTRQAPPKELTEAMGMPVPPALQSAQKEESRG
- a CDS encoding photosystem II reaction center protein L, producing MPTRSPNPNNQPVELNRTSLYLGLLLIFCLGILFSSYFFN
- the psbF gene encoding cytochrome b559 subunit beta; protein product: MTTNRANEPVSYPIFTVRWLAVHTLGVPTIFFLGAIAAMQFIQR